A genomic segment from Rhizoctonia solani chromosome 11, complete sequence encodes:
- a CDS encoding major facilitator superfamily transporter: protein MSRLPQEIELGTLGGPGLPSKSSLPSQANLAPSDRAENISSSSFNNVSPEEISLGAARSELLPVDVGFGAWSFVASAFLLDTIIWGFGFTYGVFQEYFIRDKSFGDASEAALGAVGTVALGLQYCSALFVILAAQQWRHRIPLMMWTCLGICVASLLAASFTNKIWQLILVQGVCFGIGGGGLYAPVIVYLPEWFSARKGLAAAIIFGGAGAGGTIYPLATNYLLENLGFRWTFRIWAAFTLVLCTISLLFMKPRLPTNRPSGVRRMGLFSMIKRQHWSFLYSPLFLCISITSFVQALAYFPVSLYMSVYTTSLGLPPVNGTIVVAVFNLAAVIGQVLFGHFCDVAPYPYVIIISGAGASVSAYLLWGFAHNLGLIFAFVIVFGLMSGGFTSIWPAAVTDIVGPEHQATVPNVFGILGVWKGVAAIIGPVVAAALHHPHESAVRTAYSGYGFRDVTLFVGSMMLATAAGGVSSKFLSRR, encoded by the exons ATGAGCAGACTACCTCAAGAGATAGAGCTGGGAACACTAGGAGGACCTGGGCTACCTTCGAAGTCCAGTCTTCCCTCGCAAGCTAACCTGGCTCCTTCAGACAGAGCGGAGAATATTTCGAGTTCCTCTTTCAATAATGTTTCCCCGGAAGAAATTTCCCTGGGCGCAGCTCGTTCGGAGCTTCTTCCTGTCGATGTAGGCTTTGGTGCTTGGTCTTTTGTTGCCTCTGCATTCCTTTTGGATACTATCATATGGGGATTTGGTTTCAC ATATGGTGTATTTCAGGAGTATTTTATTCGCGACAAATCATTTGGAGATGCTTCTGAGGCGGCATTAGGAGCTGTGGGTACTGTAGCACTTGGTCTGCAGTACTGTTCGGCATTGTTTGTTATATTGGCCGCGCAGCAATGGCGCCATAGA ATACCGTTGATGATGTGGACTTGTCTCGGCATATGCGTTGCAAGTCTGTTGGCCGCCAGCTTTACCAACAAG ATATGGCAATTAATTCTCGTTCAAGGTGTTTGTTTTGGTATAGGTGGCGGTGGGCTTTATGCCCCAGTAATTGTCTAC TTGCCAGAGTGGTTTTCAGCACGCAAAGGACTAGCAGCAGCAATAATATTCGgcggagctggagctggggGAACTATCTACCCATTAGCAACTAATTACTTGCTTGAGAATCTGGGCTTTAG ATGGACGTTTCGTATCTGGGCAGCATTTACCCTAGTACTCTGTACTATTTCCTTATTGTTCATGAAGCCTCGCCTTCCTACCAATCGTCCTTCCGGTGTAAGGCGTATGGGCTTATTTTCGATGATCAAACGCCAGCATTGGTCATTTCTGTACAGCCCACTGTTCCTATGCATA TCTATTACTTCTTTCGTACAAGCACTAGCATACTTCCCTGTCTCTCTCTATATGTCTGTCTATACAACCTCTCTTGGTCTTCCTCCGGTCAATGGGACTATCGTAGTCGCTGTTTTCAACCTGGCAGCCGTAATTG GACAAGTGCTTTTCGGGCACTTTTGCGACGTCGCACCCTATCCGTATGTGATAATCATTTCTGGGGCTGGGGCGTCTGTGTCAGCGTACCTCTTATGGGGTTTTGCGCACAACTTGGGCCTGATCTTTGCATTTGTGATAGTATTCGGTCTAATG AGTGGCGGGTTCACTTCCATTTGGCCAGCCGCTGTTACAGATATCGTTGGTCCCGAACATCAAGCTACAGTTCCGAATGTATTTGGGATATTAGGTGTTTGGAAGGGAGTTGCAGCTATAATCGGACCGGTTGTTGCTGCCGCCTTGCATCATCCTCACGAATCGGCCGTCAGGACCGCATATAGTGGCTACGGTTTCCGAGATGTAACGTTGTTCGTGGGGAGTATGATGCTTGCTACTGCAGCTGGCGGAGTTTCTTCAAAGTTCTTGTCTCGACGTTAA
- a CDS encoding GMC oxidoreductase — translation MPPESIYSGKGSSLLAKRLASTTTYKPGAGRVSPRSRGTWTTIKMRFALAAGIGATLLRTATAALEACPNLSSAEYDYIVVGAGAGGGPLAARLAISGYKVLLMDAGHDVFNVNTTIPVYLARSNEDPQMALDYEVQHYPPGQPQVQKWYPRAAAIGGSTVHNALIHLRNHNYDLDTLATRFKDSSWSASNMRKYLSEKIEKNQYIPSLIGKALSYGYDGWLWTDFPPLSLLLSPSNLDPQLLDIVTNIITAVLPVGFTDYNNNLNDGKEGGAAVISTRDGNHNRSSVRDHLVNTRTKLPQKLSFATDTLATKILTCADSTGKARAYGVQAAAGQYLLPVSRQFKGKQTLATKQYTAKYEVVVSAGAFQTPQLLLLSGIGDSAQLAKFNIPTVSNLPGVGENLQDRIEMTIVWKLKQNHTILNGCLFGDTFADPCLKTWAEQGHNNVYSSGPGFWAHAYKSSSDLPYLDVWSMWGPGAFKGYYKGYPLELAQNIGNTWNNVILKAHTSSKGWVRLTSSNPQDLLDINKNQFQTAADLKDLEILKDAVKKSRELWASRGGLSGHTVEEVWPGSAVKTDDQIREFLRENTWGHHVCCTAKMGTDDDARAVLNKDFQVRGVGNLRVVDASSFPDIPGMFVTTPIYQISEKAADVMLAFAKSNKWTPTA, via the exons ATGCCCCCGGAATCCATATATTCTGGAAAGGGTTCAAGTCTTCTCGCCAAGCGTCTCGCTTCGACGACAACTTATAAACCTGGCGCTGGCCGAGTTTCTCCCAGATCTCGTGGTACTTGGACGACGATCAAGATGCGTTTCGCGCTGGCAGCGGGTATTGGTGCGACTTTGTTGAGGACTGCGACCGCAGCGCTCGAGGCATGCCCGAATCTCTCATCTGCGGAGTATGATTATATTGTTGTCGGAGCTGGTGCAGGTGGAG GTCCCTTGGCTGCACGATTGGCGATAAGCGGTTATAAAG TGCTGCTCATGGATGCCGGTCACGATGTTTTCAATgtcaataccaccatccctgTGTATCTTGCACGCTCAAATGAGGACCCTCAAATGGCACTTGACTATGAGGTTCAACACTACCCACCGGGCCAG CCTCAAGTCCAGAAATGGTACCCACGAGCGGCAGCCATTGGGGGCTCAACGGTTCACAACGCCCTTATTCACCTGCGCAATCACAATTACGACTTGGATACCTTGGCCACCCGATTCAAGGATTCAAGTTGGTCG GCTAGCAATATGAGGAAATATTTGTCCGAGAAAATCGAGAAGAACCAATATATTCCTTCGTTGATCGGCAAGGCTCTTTCGTATGGATACGATGGGTGGCTGTGGACAGATTTCCCCCCTCTCAGCCTCCTGCTTTCACCTTC GAACCTTGACCCACAGCTTCTTGATATTGTTACGAACATTATTACTGCTGTGCTTCCTGTAGGATTTACAgactacaacaacaacctgAACGATGGGAAAGAGGGGGGAGCTGCAGTAATTAGCACAAGGGATGGCAACCACAACCGTTCTTCGGTTCGCGATCACCTCGTCAACACTCGCACAAAGCTCCCTCAAAAGCTTTCGTTTGCAACGGACACTTTGGCGACCAAAATCCTAACATGTGCTGATTCGACCGGGAAAGCTCGTGCATATGGTGTACAGGCTGCGGCTGGCCAATACCTACTTCCTGTTTCGAGGCAATTCAAGGGCAAGCAAACTTTGGCAACGAAGCAATATACAGCCAAGTACGAAGTTGTCGTTAGCGCTGGGGCTTTCCAGACTCCACAGCTCTTGCTG CTCTCAGGGATTGGTGACTCGGCTCAGCTGGCCAAGTTTAACATTCCAACGGTATCAAACCTTCCCGGCGTCGGGGAAAACTTACAAGATCGGATCGAAATGACAATCGTCTGGAAGCTCAAGCAAAATCATACCATCCTCAACGGATGCTTGTTTGGCGACACTTTTGCGGATCCTTGTCTGAAGACATGGGCCGAACAAGGTCATAATAACGTGTACAGCTCTG GCCCTGGTTTCTGGGCGCACGCATACAAATCGTCGTCTGACCTCCCTTACCTCGATGTTTGGTCCATGTGGGGGCCTGGGGCATTCAAAGGCTACTATAAAGGCTACCCTCTTGAACTCGCGCAGAACATCGGCAACACCTGGAACAACGTCATTCTCAAGGCTCATACTTCATCCAAGGGCTGGGTCCGTCTCACCAGCTCTAACCCGCAAGATCTACTCGACATTAACAAGAACCAATTCCAAACTGCAGCAGACTTGAAGGATTTGGAGATCCTCAAAGATGCGGTAAAGAAAAGTCGAGAACTTTGGGCGAGCCGCGGAGGGTTGAGCGGGCATACCGTCGAAGAAGTATGGCCTGGCTCTGCTGTCAAGACCGATGATCAAATTAGAGAGTTCTTGAGGGAGAATACGTGGGGTCATCACGTGTGTTGTACGGCCAAAATGGGAACAGACGATG ACGCGAGGGCCGTTCTGAATAAGGATTTCCAG GTCCGCGGTGTAGGTAACTTACGCGTGGTTGATGCAAGCTCTTTCCCAGACATTCCAG GAATGTTTGTCACGACACCTATTTACCAGATCTCTGAGAAAGCAGCTGATGTTATGCTTGCTTTCGCCAAGTCCAACAAATGGACCCCGACTGCTTAA
- a CDS encoding peptidase C14: MMIASRALSGALSGNVAVIKSALAEITDETNQGAAFAYLPLCWSIGSLIAPTLGGFLSHPAERYPSAFDYELLRQYPFLLPCIVGSGLSTIGLIAGIFFFEETLIKAKRPSRSSILSAEYRPIPREVPREIEARFSNDSSSTPHQIDEPIPSMRDILTSTAVRRVLVSYAFMALISVSLNAVCVLWLYTPAKLGGIGFTTSEIGITLAASGLLTTIVAIIVFPPIERWVGVVTLYKFGMAMQVVSVITFPLAHAMALAAGKKGVVFVCNMLLVNRSAPNRRSLGVVNGLAQMVASASRALGPAAATTLFAISLTPLSTASTEDSSHVVGSDRSMSPNTAIEKPSDTWAAIRALLTILESSTDAFGPLKSAISGLKGLLDIYEDACKEDKEYKESGSRLKEILQNLKDHIEQPTGLIITKSVKRIRDEIIEEAKRVANKQANKTGRRLMDVMEGSDGIMECYRCIDGHLRRIALNASMGALEAIHKHTLESQLNRMLLYTSAIYNSAESLDVQRGSCTSGTREAELNELIEWASVPGAGKICWMNGMAGTGKTTIAYTVCSRLDKSNQLGASFFCSRVIPGCRQVQHIIPSIASQLASFSRPFQCALAKVLEEDCDAHTRPLSIQYQKLIIDPLKAVEISLPKDLIVVIDALDECESVTAIEQILELLLSTTHRLPIRFLLSSRPEREITEKMTGRPNGQDEARLVLHNLDSNTVKADIGTYAIIDRCGVSFIYASTVCRYIKNAYKIQTFSKAVKVVIDSGSTSMGNGDERTIDELYKTILDNVFKESELTKANRRTIRAILEMVVCIREPMSLDAMAGLLRLDSVEEVDALLGPLRSVLNVTKKTRLVTTLHASFPDFILSQDRSNHYYCNLNTWNTTMAEACLKLIDATKPRFNICRLPSSFLLDKQVDDLDQRVAQSISPGLVYACRYWTAHLSLGEESGSLTELVGGFFESKLLMWMEVMNLTKNMRYATPIIQSVENWCIQRNVPEHMTKLAHDASQFVSTYANHPLSQSTPHIYASMLPFWPRSRPLSAAYMPRISGLVQPTGTAIDRRRRAPIATWKASTSGVMSIGLSRDGRRLAAPSADSINLYDTTTGESMLNLTEERTKNVYYVAISPDGSKVAFCTSDGAPYLWDTANEGTVTELLPDGMSGGRSLAFSPDGSHVACGLRKGEVYICTLGQEVSSHGPLRGHTTFVTSVMFSSDGLYLVSGSKDKIVRVWDVQAGQPVCTPFEGHIASVWSVCYCLTDSRVASGSSDKTIRVWDPQTGKTVLGPLTGHSNGVSCVAFSHNGALIASGSSDRTIRLHQFDHIFSRKHSPIFLLRRRHRTGMEYTDLHTPDAVTTTPSMPLPICSIRYSHSGTRVVSGLKDGSIHVWDVATSQLVLGPLHGHDRGVSSIDYSGDDRYIASGSGTTLRIWNGLTGQDMHGPMEGHDDFVNCVRFSPDSTVVVSGSYDCTVRIWDVNTGQQVGQLFNRAGPILSVGISSDGHRVACGSIDDNIAILDRHSGTTLVGPIDAHKSCVSSVEFSPDGTHLVSGSYDESVKIWDAETGEQVIACGESGGVHSALVSSVSFSPNGLYVASGSDDHTVRVWDSQNGKLIYGPLKGHTSGVECIQFSPDGSHLVSCSEDCTIRFWDLSFLGTPLQEDTSIGANNAGVAASASDSHLSHLSSLDGDGWVVDSHGRRLVWVPSDLRTYLALPPTSSIIAEQGGFILNTDGWNIGDRWTEC, encoded by the exons ATGATGATCGCCTCTCGTGCACTAAGCGGCGCTCTTAGCGGGAATGTTGCTGTCATTAAAAG CGCACTCGCGGAGATCACGGATGAAACGAACCAAGGTGCAGCGTTTGCTTACTTGCCGCTTTGTTGGTCCATAGGGTCTCTCATAGC ACCGACACTCGGCGGCTTCTTATCCCATCCGGCCGAGCGCTATCCATCGGCATTTGATTACGAACTTCTACGACAGTACCCGTTTCTACTACCATGCATTGTTGGCTCTGGATTGTCAACAATTGGACTCATTGCTGGGATATTCTTTTTCGAAGAA ACCCTCATCAAAGCCAAACGTCCTTCAAGATCATCAATACTGTCAGCCGAGTACCGACCAATACCACGAGAAGTACCACGCGAAATCGAAGCTCGATTTTCCAATGACAGCAGCTCAACACCTCATCAAATCGATGAACCAATTCCTTCGATGCGTGATATCCTAACAAGCACTGCTGTGCGGAGGGTGCTTGTTTCATACGCATTCATGGCTTTAATATCAGTATCACTTAACGCGGTGTGTGTACTATGGTTGTATACACCCGCAAAGCTTGGCGGGATTGGCTTTACC ACATCAGAGATTGGCATCACGCTTGCTGCTTCTGGACTATTGACTACAATAGTCGCAATAATAGTCTTCCCGCCCATTGAGCGCTGGGTCGGAGTAGTAACTCTTTACAAATTTGGGATGGCAATGCAG GTTGTGAGCGTAATCACGTTTCCGCTCGCTCATGCGATGGCTCTTGCTGCAGGAAAGAAGG GAGTTGTTTTTGT GTGCAACATGCTCTTGGTTAATCGCTCCGCACCCAATCGTCGTTCCTTAGGAGTAGTTAATGGCCTGGCTCAAATGGTTGCGAGTGCATCCCGCGCACTTGGCCCTGCTGCCGCTAC CACCCTATTTGCCATTTCG CTTACTCCGCTTTCGACCGCATCTACTGAGGATAGCTCGCacgttgttggctctgatcGATCTATGTCTCCCAATACCGCTATAGAAAAGCCCTCGGATACTTGGGCCGCAATCAGGGCCCTTCTTACGATCCTCGAGTCGAGTACTGATGCGTTCGGTCCACTCAAGTCAGCGATTAGCGGACTCAAGGGGCTTCTGGACATATACGAG GACGCAtgcaaggaagacaaggaataTAAAGAATCGGGTAGCAGGCTGAAGGAGATATTACAAAATCTAAAGGACCATATCGAGCAACCGACAGGGCTTATAATAACAAAGAGTGTAAAGCGGATTCGAGA CGAAATCATAGAAGAAGCAAAGAGAGTAGCCAACAAACAGGCAAATAAGACAGGAAGACGGCTGATGGATGTCATGGAAGGATCTGACGGAATAATGGAATGCTACCGCTGTATTGATGGTCATCTGCGGAGGATCGCG CTCAACGCGAGTATGGGTGCCCTGGAGGCCATCCACAAACATACATTA GAGTCACAACTGAACAGAATGTTACTCTATACGTCCGCAATATACAACTCCGCCGAATCCTTGGATGTCCAAAGAGGAAGCTGTACTTCAGGAACCCGAGAAGCAGAACTCAACGAGCTGATCGAATGGGCAAGTGTCCCAGGAGCCGGAAAGATATGTTGGATGAACGGAATGGCCGGTACAGGAAAGACGACGATTGCATACACTGTGTGTAGCAGGCTTGACAAGTCTAATCAACTGGGGGCCAGTTTCTTTTGTTCAAGAGTAATTCCAGGATGTCGTCAAGTCCAGCACATCATCCCATCTATTGCATCCCAACTTGCCAGTTTCTCGCGTCCCTTCCAATGCGCACTAGCCAAAGTCCTTGAAGAAGATTGCGATGCCCATACTCGACCACTGAGCATCCAGTACCAGAAGCTTATTATCGACCCATTAAAGGCCGTGGAGATATCCCTTCCGAAGGATCTTATCGTGGTTATTGACGCCCTGGACGAATGCGAGAGTGTAACAGCCATCGAGCAAATACTGGAACTGCTCCTGTCGACCACTCACAGGCTTCCCATCCGATTTCTTCTATCCAGCCGCCCGGAGCGAGAAATTACAGAAAAAATGACTGGACGACCGAACGGGCAGGACGAGGCTCGACTTGTATTGCATAACCTAGACTCAAACACCGTGAAGGCTGACATCGGAACATATGC TATCATCGATCGCTGCGGGGTGTCTTTTATCTACGCGTCTACCGTCTGCCGTTACATCAAAAACGCATATAAAATACAAACGTTCAGCAAAGCGGTCAAGGTGGTCATTGACTCAGGATCTACTTCGATGGGGAACGGAGACGAACGTACAATCGACGAGCTTTATAAGACTATTCTGGATAATGTCTTCAAGGAGTCTGAACTGACTAAGGCGAACCGGCGAACAATTAGGGCCATACttgaaatggttgtgtgCATAAGAGAGCCAATGTCACTGGACGCTATGGCAGGGCTGTTAAGGTTGGATAGTGTTGAGGAGGTGGATGCCCTATTAGGTCCCCTTCGATCGGTACTGAACGTAACAAAAAAGACCAGACTGGTAACCACTTTACATGCTTCATTTCCCGACTTCATACTTTCGCAAGACCGGTCCAATCACTATTACTGCAACCTAAACACCTGGAACACAACGATGGCAGAAGCGTGTTTAAAACTCATTGATGCTACCAAGCCAAGGTTCAACATATGTAGATTACCTTCTTCATTCTTGCTGGACAAGCAGGTCGACGACCTCGATCAACGGGTCGCCCAATCAATCTCACCCGGCCTAGTATATGCATGTCGCTACTGGACCGCCCACCTGAGTCTTGGCGAAGAAAGTGGTAGTCTTACTGAGCTGGTTGGGGGCTTCTTTGAATCAAAGTTGCTAATGTGGATGGAAGTGATGAATCTGACAAAGAACATGCGTTATGCGACACCGATCATACAGAGCGTCGAGAATTGGTGTATC CAACGGAACGTACCTGAACACATGACAAAGCTAGCACACGATGCCTCCCAGTTCGTATCGACCTATGCCAACCATCCCTTGTCCCAAAGCACTCCACACATCTACGCTTCCATGCTGCCATTCTGGCCTCGATCTCGGCCACTCTCGGCAGCATACATGCCAAGAATATCCGGACTTGTACAGCCGACAGGAACAGCGATCGATCGTCGACGACGGGCACCCATAGCCACCTGGAAGGCCTCCACCTCAGGCGTGATGTCAATTGGTCTTTCAAGAGATGGAAGACGACTTGCAGCACCTAGTGCAGACAGCATCAATCTGTACGATACGACCACGGGCGAGAGTATGCTCAACCTCACTGAAGAGCGCACAAAGAATGTCTACTACGTTGCGATATCTCCCGATGGCTCCAAGGTAGCCTTTTGTACTTCTGATGGCGCCCCATATCTGTGGGATACTGCCAATGAAGGCACAGTCACAGAACTGCTTCCTGATGGCATGTCCGGCGGTCGATCACTGGCATTTTCTCCTGATGGGTCTCATGTCGCCTGCGGTCTGAGGAAGGGAGAGGTATATATCTGCACATTGGGGCAAGAGGTCAGCAGCCATGGTCCACTCAGAGGTCATACTACATTTGTCACCTCAGTCATGTTTTCTTCCGACGGTCTGTATCTTGTATCTGGATCGAAAGACAAGATTGTCCGAGTGTGGGATGTGCAGGCAGGCCAACCGGTTTGTACACCCTTTGAGGGTCATATTGCTTCAGTCTGGTCAGTGTGCTACTGTCTTACTGACTCACGCGTTGCCTCGGGCTCGTCTGATAAAACGATCCGAGTGTGGGATCCACAAACTGGGAAGACAGTGTTAGGACCACTCACAGGACATTCTAACGGTGTATCCTGCGTTGCGTTTTCGCACAATGGCGCTTTGATTGCCTCGGGATCATCCGACAGAACAATCCGA CTGCATCAATTCGATCATATTTTCTCCCGAAAGCACTCACCTATTTTCTTGCTCAGAAGACGGCACCGTACGGGTATGGAATATACAGACCTCCACACTCCTGATGCCGTTACGACTACCCCATCTATGCCCTTGCCTATCTGCTCCATCCGATACTCTCATAGCGGTACAAGGGTTGTATCTGGCTTAAAAGATGGGTCGATACATGTATGGGATGTGGCGACTAGTCAACTGGTGCTCGGACCACTGCATGGCCATGATAGGGGTGTTTCATCTATCGACTACTCAGGCGATGATCGGTACATTGCGTCTGGTTCAGGAACCACACTGAGAATCTGGAATGGACTGACGGGACAAGACATGCACGGACCAATGGAGGGGCATGACGATTTTGTGAACTGTGTGCGATTCTCACCCGACAGCACGGTCGTCGTCTCAGGGTCGTATGACTGCACTGTCCGAATATGGGATGTGAACACCGGCCAACAAGTGGGGCAACTATTCAACAGAGCTGGCCCGATTCTGTCAGTTGGGATCTCCTCTGATGGCCATCGGGTTGCCTGTGGCTCGATCGATGACAACATAGCGATACTTGACCGACATAGCGGTACCACGCTCGTTGGCCCAATCGACGCCCACAAGTCCTGTGTTTCTTCGGTGGAGTTCTCCCCGGATGGGACGCACCTCGTCTCGGGGTCGTATGACGAATCAGTGAAAATATGGGATGCGGAGACAGGGGAGCAGGTTATTGCTTGCGGCGAGAGTGGTGGCGTTCATAGTGCCTTGGTTTCCTCCGTGTCGTTCTCACCTAACGGTCTTTACGTTGCATCTGGGTCTGACGATCATACTGTGCGCGTGTGGGACTCGCAGAACGGTAAACTTATATACGGTCCTCTCAAGGGACATACCAGTGGCGTGGAGTGCATCCAGTTCTCGCCCGATGGCTCGCACCTCGTGTCATGTTCGGAAGATTGCACCATCCGATTCTGGGACTTATCGTTCCTGGGGACACCTTTACAAGAGGATACATCTATAGGAGCTA ACAATGCTGGAGTAGCTGCTTCCGCTTCTGACTCTCATCTATCCCATCTTTCGTCTCTGGACGGTGATGGCTGGGTGGTGGACTCACATGGTCGGCGGCTGGTATGGGTGCCATCAGACCTCCGCACCTACCTGGCACTTCCGCCAACCTCCTCGATTATCGCTGAACAAGGGGGCTTCATTCTAAACACGGACGGATGGAATATAGGAGATAGGTGGACGGAGTGTTAG
- a CDS encoding cytochrome P450 family protein, with the protein MLNNWLNARAVTQFHPVQEKQVQPLLRRLVCLIDDPHPFEKVKRSIFINTASSMLKLAYGYTLQADDPVFQDIHLTTKNSEVAGMFTNFLVNVFPLLSYVPHWFPGAGWKRTAYGWRQLKEQALSVPYEWTKAQIASGTAEPSILEEEKERSMKEVAFIIVGAGTDTTSTALVAFVAAMVLNPDVQAKAQKELDSVLGPTSLPTMSDRERLPYMRKLIQEVLRWQPTVPTAVPHACWRDDTTKDMTSKKGQSSSLAHGYFRAITRDENIYKDPEAFNPDRFQDLDVPHAPVFGWGRRKCPGIYFAEASLFITIASLLATFTFSRKREPDGQEIVPKIENMSNALVIPLATAATLCIMPMRASRTPSTSYYLSHTTQSFTAHHVSSISPAYHRAAAFGAVTAQKDSSPIVGSSDETGQKDERAVQIPVIAAMASFNTLIVAVQMFPFWARNIVKLLPWYFSGFMKQTRFFGLVTALIEARLKRGSNEEDGPDFIDKFLEAKNEDGTGMTADELRSKTSVMLLAGSDTSSNTLSSLFYHVIIHPDMQRKLQNELDEHLSPIQSEDSNNEGGIVVPPSDIVPDYNNIKNLPYLNARIKEVLCLHSTIGTGLPRIVPEGKTLTVAGQTFKAGSVISVPSYVTNRLDVWGLDASEFRPERWLDENAALVNKYFVPFSTGPWSCIGRNLAYMNLALITAGLLRRYSIEALPTTKVLTVHGTFVREAAHCEVAIKRRD; encoded by the exons ATGCTGAACAACTGGCTCAATGCACGCGCAGTAACCCAGTTTCATCCTGTACAAGAAAAACAGGTTCAACCACTCCTACGCCGATTAGTTTGTCTTATAGACGACCCGCACCCATTTGAGAAGGTCAAGCGTAGTATTTTTAT CAACACAGCGTCATCAATGCTTAAGCTAGCATACGGATACACTCTACAAGCAGATGATCCAGTGTTTCAAGATATTCACCTTACTACTAAAAACTCTGAAGTGGCGGGAATGTTTACAA ACttccttgtcaatgtgttCCCTCTTTTGTCTTATGTTCCGCACTGGTTTCCTGGCGCGGGTTGGAAACGCACCGCGTACGGATGGAGGCAATTAAAGGAGCAGGCTCTATCCGTACCGTACGAATGGACAAAGGCTCAAATT GCTTCTGGGACTGCAGAGCCCTCCATTCTGG aagaagagaaagagagaagtATGAAAGAGGTTGCTTTTATCATTGTCGGCG CTGGGACCGATACG ACTTCGACAGCGCTTGTCGCTTTTGTTGcagcaatggtcctgaaccCGGATGTACAGGCAAAAGCCCAAAAGGAACTAGACAGTGTTCTCGGGCCTACTTCGCTTCCCACAATGTCTGATCGCGAGCGACTTCCTTATATGCGAAAGCTTATTCAAGAGGTACTGAGGTGGCAACCAACGGTCCCAACAG CCGTCCCTCATGCGTGCTGGCGAGATGATACTACGAAGGATATGACATCAAAAAAGGGACAGTCGT CATCTCTCGCTCACGGATACTTCAGGGCAATCACGCGGGACGAAAACATATACAAAGATCCTGAAGCTTTTAATCCAGACAGGTTTCAGGATCTAGACGTGCCACATGCACCAGTATTCGGATGGGGAAGACG TAAATGCCCTGGGATCTATTTCGCAGAGGCATCGTTATTCATTACGATAGCATCACTCCTCGCTACATTTACGTTCTCAAGGAAGAGAGAACCGGATGGACAAGAGATTGTTCCCAAGATCGAAAACATGTCGAACGCACTCGTAAT TCCACTGGCCACCGCAGCTACGCTGTGTATAATGCCCATGCGAGCCTCGAGAACACCATCAACCTCCTACTACCTCTCTCATACCACCCAATCTTTCACTGCACACCATGTCAGCTCAATCAGTCCAGCCTACCACCGCGCCGCGGCCTTCGGAGCTGTCACG GCCCAGAAGGACTCCTCTCCTATCGTCGGCTCGAGCGACGAGACCGGACAGAAAGATGAGAGAGCGGTCCAAATCCCGGTCATCGCCGCCATGGCCAGCTTTAACACACTGATAGTTGCGGTGCAAATGTTCCCTTTCTGGGCGCGTAACATCGTCAAGCTTCTTCCGTGGTACTTTTCTGGATTTATGAAGCAGACTCGCTTCTTTGGCTTGGTAACCGCCCTGATAGAGGCTCGACTGAAGCGTGGATCGAACGAAGAGGACGGACCCGACTTTATAGACAAGTTCCTGGAGGCTAAGAACGAAGACGGTACTGGGATGACTGCAGATGAGCTACGCTCCAAGACAAGCGTGATGCTTCTTGCTGGAAGTGACACCTCAAGCAA TACTCTCAGCTCGTTATTCTACCACGTCATCATACACCCCGACATGCAGCGCAAGTTGCAGAACGAGCTGGATGAGCATCTGTCACCAATCCAATCAGAGGACAGTAACAACGAGGGTGGCATTGTCGTTCCTCCTAGTGACATAGTGCCCGACTACAACAACATCAAAAACTTACCCTATCTCAACGCACGCATCAAAGAAGTGCTTTGCCTACACTCGACCATTGGCACCGGCCTTCCTCGCATTGTTCCTGAAGGAAAGACGCTGACAGTTGCGGGTCAGACGTTTAAGGCGGGAAGCGTGATTAGCGTGCCTTCGTACGTGACCAACAGGTTGGATGTGTGGGGATTGGATGCGTCTGAGTTTCGACCTGAGCGGTGGCTGGATGAGAATGCGGCGTTGGTGAACAAGTACTTTGTGCCGTTCTCGACTGGGCCTTG GTCTTGCATTGGACGAAATCTGGCATATATGAATCTGGCACTCATTACGGCAGGGCTGCTACGGCGCTACTCGATAGAAGCACTTCCTACAACCAAGGTA TTAACGGTACATGGAACATTCGTGAGAGAGGCGGCACATTGCGAAGTCGCAATCAAGCGCCGGGACTAA